From Enhydrobacter sp., the proteins below share one genomic window:
- a CDS encoding flavodoxin family protein, whose translation MPGANVRKGMPSVQLDRQEFARRLRARFADPAFDAVADEIEKIIDVAWSGYDEYRKSPRTRPAGAGHADPMHELPVEWLEARDAIRHAEARQKSAGARSRILLVNGSPRSDQTCPGEMSKTWRLAQMAREIVEAEKGFDCEVLDLSRLASEYGRVIHPCKACVSTAMPLCHWPCSCYPNHAMGQTGDWMNEIYPLWAAAHGVMIVTPVHWYQAPTALKSMIDRLVCADGGNPDPTSTGGKDPAKAKQVELAGWDYPRHLAGRVFSVIVHGDAAGAETLRRSLADWLSDMGLVAAGHASALDRYVGYYEPYASSHDALDADAALHEETRNAARALVRAVALMRDGKLPQPDAKLRAPRPK comes from the coding sequence ATGCCGGGTGCGAACGTCCGCAAGGGAATGCCGAGCGTGCAGCTCGACAGGCAGGAGTTCGCCCGTCGCCTGCGCGCCCGCTTCGCCGATCCCGCCTTCGACGCGGTCGCCGACGAGATCGAGAAGATCATCGACGTCGCCTGGTCCGGCTACGACGAGTACCGCAAGTCGCCGCGCACGCGGCCCGCCGGCGCCGGCCACGCCGACCCCATGCATGAACTGCCCGTCGAGTGGCTCGAGGCGCGCGATGCGATCCGGCACGCCGAGGCGCGGCAGAAGTCGGCCGGGGCGCGATCGCGCATCCTGCTCGTCAACGGCTCGCCGCGCTCCGACCAGACCTGCCCGGGCGAAATGTCGAAGACCTGGCGCCTCGCCCAGATGGCGCGCGAGATCGTCGAGGCGGAGAAGGGATTCGACTGCGAGGTGCTCGATCTCAGTCGTCTCGCCTCCGAGTACGGGCGCGTCATCCATCCCTGCAAGGCCTGCGTGTCGACGGCCATGCCGCTCTGTCACTGGCCATGCTCCTGCTACCCCAACCACGCGATGGGCCAGACCGGCGACTGGATGAACGAGATCTACCCCCTGTGGGCGGCGGCGCACGGCGTGATGATCGTCACGCCGGTGCACTGGTATCAGGCGCCCACGGCGCTGAAGTCGATGATCGACCGGCTGGTCTGCGCCGACGGCGGCAATCCCGATCCGACCTCGACCGGCGGCAAGGATCCGGCGAAGGCCAAGCAGGTCGAATTGGCGGGTTGGGACTATCCGCGCCATCTCGCCGGCCGGGTCTTCTCCGTGATCGTCCACGGCGATGCGGCGGGCGCCGAGACGCTGCGCCGGTCGCTGGCCGACTGGCTGTCGGACATGGGATTGGTCGCAGCGGGGCACGCCTCGGCGCTCGACCGCTACGTCGGCTACTACGAGCCCTATGCCTCGAGCCACGACGCGCTCGACGCCGACGCGGCGCTCCACGAGGAAACACGCAACGCCGCGCGGGCGCTCGTACGCGCCGTCGCGCTGATGCGCGACGGCAAGCTGCCGCAACCCGACGCGAAGCTGCGAGCGCCCCGGCCGAAATAG
- a CDS encoding LysR family transcriptional regulator, protein MPRLSIRIDFEPEGRLGPGKVALLEHIGREGSIAAAGRAMGMSYKRAWQLVSEINADFAEPLVAAQTGGRAGGGAALTMRGRELVRRYRTIERKALSATVRHLQALQAICRTTRGR, encoded by the coding sequence ATGCCGCGGCTGAGCATTCGCATCGACTTCGAGCCCGAGGGCCGACTCGGGCCCGGCAAGGTGGCGTTGCTCGAGCACATCGGCCGCGAGGGTTCCATAGCCGCCGCTGGCCGCGCCATGGGCATGTCCTACAAGCGCGCCTGGCAGCTCGTGTCGGAGATCAACGCCGATTTCGCCGAGCCGCTGGTGGCGGCGCAGACCGGCGGCAGGGCCGGAGGTGGTGCCGCGCTGACGATGCGTGGCCGCGAGCTCGTCCGCCGCTACCGCACCATCGAGCGCAAGGCATTGTCGGCAACGGTCCGCCATCTGCAAGCGTTGCAGGCCATCTGCCGAACGACCAGGGGACGATAG
- the modC gene encoding molybdenum ABC transporter ATP-binding protein: MSLDIDIDHARDAFRLSVRFAAPPGLTALFGRSGSGKTTLVDIVGGLIRPDRGRIAVDGEVLVDTARRAFVARHRRRVGYVFQDSRLFPHLSVRRNLLYGRWFNRGVGGADLAGVVELLGIGHLLERRPDSLSGGEKQRVAIGRALLAHPRLLLMDEPLASLDEARRGEILPYIERLRDEMGLPILYVSHSVAEVARLATTVVMLADGRVTAVGSVADILPLADDRDSGSVVEARVLRHDETFGLTVLASAAGELQVPRLAAPAGTAVRAYIRARDVMLSLRPPEEISALNVLPGRVSRITPQGVQAEVRLDCGGTMLAARLTAKSVQRLALAPGRDVYAVIKSISLERS; the protein is encoded by the coding sequence ATGAGCCTGGACATCGACATCGACCACGCCCGCGACGCGTTCCGGCTGAGCGTGCGCTTCGCCGCGCCGCCCGGGTTGACCGCGCTGTTCGGCCGCTCGGGATCGGGCAAGACCACCCTGGTCGACATCGTCGGCGGCCTGATCCGGCCCGACCGCGGCCGGATCGCCGTCGATGGCGAGGTGCTGGTCGACACGGCGCGCCGCGCCTTCGTCGCCCGGCATCGTCGCCGTGTCGGCTACGTCTTCCAGGACAGCCGGCTGTTCCCTCATCTCAGCGTGCGGCGCAACCTGCTTTACGGCCGCTGGTTCAATCGCGGGGTCGGCGGCGCCGACCTCGCCGGAGTCGTCGAACTGCTGGGCATCGGCCATCTGCTGGAACGGCGCCCCGACTCGCTCTCCGGCGGCGAGAAGCAGCGGGTCGCGATCGGCCGGGCGCTGCTGGCCCATCCGAGGCTCTTGCTGATGGACGAACCGCTGGCCTCGCTCGACGAGGCGCGGCGCGGCGAGATCCTGCCCTACATCGAGCGGCTGCGCGACGAGATGGGCCTGCCCATCCTCTATGTCAGCCACTCGGTGGCCGAGGTGGCACGGCTCGCCACGACGGTGGTGATGCTGGCCGACGGCAGGGTGACGGCGGTCGGGTCGGTGGCCGACATCCTGCCGCTCGCCGACGACCGCGACAGCGGCAGTGTCGTGGAGGCCCGCGTCCTGCGGCACGACGAGACGTTCGGCCTCACCGTGCTCGCCTCGGCCGCGGGCGAACTGCAGGTGCCGCGACTCGCGGCGCCCGCAGGGACGGCGGTGCGTGCCTATATCCGCGCCCGCGACGTCATGCTCTCGCTGCGGCCACCCGAGGAGATCAGCGCCCTCAATGTGCTGCCGGGCCGGGTCAGCCGAATCACCCCGCAGGGCGTGCAGGCCGAGGTGCGTCTCGACTGCGGCGGGACGATGCTGGCCGCCCGACTGACGGCCAAATCGGTGCAGCGTCTGGCGCTGGCGCCGGGCCGCGATGTCTATGCTGTCATCAAGAGCATCTCGCTGGAACGCAGCTAG
- the modB gene encoding molybdate ABC transporter permease subunit, translating to MTAEEWAAVRLSLLVATTATLASLPLGVAVAWLLARGRFWGKGVLDTVVHLPLILPPVVTGYLLLISFGRRGPVGEFLADNFGIVLSFRWTGAALACAVMGFPLMVRAIRLSIEAVDTKLEAAAGTLGANPAMVFATVTLPLCLPGIIAGAILCFAKSMGEFGATITFVSNIPGETQTLPSLIYTFTQVPGGDAGAMRLTLVSVAISMLALLASELLARRARTAT from the coding sequence GTGACCGCGGAAGAGTGGGCAGCGGTCAGGCTGAGCCTGCTGGTCGCCACCACGGCGACCCTGGCCAGCCTGCCGCTCGGCGTCGCGGTAGCGTGGTTGCTGGCGCGCGGGCGGTTCTGGGGCAAAGGCGTGCTCGACACGGTCGTGCACCTGCCGCTGATCCTGCCGCCCGTGGTCACCGGCTACCTGCTGCTGATCTCCTTCGGCCGGCGCGGCCCGGTCGGCGAGTTCCTCGCCGACAATTTCGGCATCGTCCTCTCCTTCCGCTGGACCGGCGCGGCGCTGGCCTGTGCCGTCATGGGCTTTCCGCTGATGGTGCGGGCGATCCGCCTGTCGATCGAGGCGGTCGACACGAAGCTCGAGGCGGCGGCCGGCACGCTCGGCGCCAACCCGGCGATGGTGTTCGCCACCGTCACCCTGCCGCTCTGCCTGCCCGGCATCATCGCCGGCGCCATCCTGTGCTTCGCCAAGTCGATGGGCGAGTTCGGCGCGACGATCACCTTCGTCTCCAACATCCCGGGCGAGACCCAGACCCTGCCCTCGCTCATCTACACCTTCACCCAGGTTCCCGGCGGCGATGCCGGCGCGATGCGCCTGACGCTCGTCTCCGTCGCCATCTCCATGCTGGCCCTGCTGGCCTCGGAGCTGCTGGCGCGCCGCGCCCGGACGGCGACATGA